One Dictyoglomus sp. NZ13-RE01 genomic window carries:
- a CDS encoding F0F1 ATP synthase subunit beta — translation MEGKIIAVNGPVVDVYFPQEIPSLNEALEVHNPNGESEKLILEVRIHLGNNRVRTVALGSTNGLRRGMPVKRLFHPIRVPLSEQLLGRVLNVFGEPIDGGDPIEGEMESIVKSAVEFRRVQPSYSILETGIKAIDLLTPFPRGGKIGLFGGAGVGKTVLLMELIHNIATAHGGISVFAGVGERSREGNELWLEMKNSGVISKAVLVFGQMNEPPGVRMRVPYTALTIAEYFRDYLGKDILLLIDNVFRYVQAGMEVSSMLGRIPSSVGYQPTLLTEMGELEERIISTDMGSITSVQAVYVPADDLTDPAPATIFSHLDSTLVLSREIAEMGIYPAVDPLASSSQILEPQFVGEEHAKVARKVVEILQHYEDLKDIISILGMEELSEEDRLIVQRARKIQLFLSQPFFVASQYNNIPGVYVPREKTIEGFSAIINGEVDDIPEDAFYMVGTLDDVKKKAHEMGALMY, via the coding sequence TTGGAAGGTAAAATTATTGCAGTGAATGGTCCTGTTGTTGATGTTTATTTCCCTCAAGAGATCCCTTCTTTAAATGAGGCTTTGGAAGTTCATAATCCAAACGGCGAAAGTGAAAAGTTGATATTAGAAGTAAGAATTCATTTAGGGAATAATAGGGTTAGAACTGTTGCTTTAGGAAGCACAAATGGACTGCGTAGAGGAATGCCAGTAAAGAGATTATTTCATCCTATAAGAGTGCCTCTTTCTGAACAGCTTTTAGGAAGAGTATTGAATGTATTTGGGGAGCCAATTGATGGAGGAGATCCTATAGAAGGAGAAATGGAGTCTATTGTTAAGAGTGCTGTAGAATTTCGTAGGGTACAGCCTTCTTATTCCATTTTAGAGACAGGTATAAAAGCAATTGATCTACTTACTCCTTTCCCACGGGGAGGTAAAATTGGTTTATTCGGAGGAGCCGGAGTAGGCAAGACCGTTTTACTCATGGAGCTTATTCATAATATAGCTACTGCCCATGGAGGAATTTCTGTTTTTGCAGGAGTTGGAGAAAGGTCAAGAGAGGGAAATGAGCTTTGGCTCGAGATGAAAAATTCAGGGGTCATTTCAAAGGCAGTTTTGGTATTTGGACAGATGAATGAGCCTCCAGGAGTAAGAATGAGAGTTCCGTACACTGCTTTAACCATCGCTGAATATTTTAGAGATTATTTAGGAAAAGACATTTTGCTTTTAATAGATAATGTATTTAGGTATGTACAGGCAGGAATGGAAGTATCTTCTATGTTAGGAAGGATTCCATCATCTGTAGGTTATCAGCCTACCCTTCTTACAGAAATGGGAGAATTGGAAGAGAGAATTATCTCTACTGATATGGGGTCTATTACATCGGTACAAGCAGTATATGTTCCTGCAGATGATTTAACAGATCCTGCTCCTGCTACAATTTTTTCTCATTTGGATTCTACCTTAGTGCTATCAAGAGAGATAGCGGAGATGGGTATTTATCCTGCAGTAGATCCTTTAGCATCTTCTTCACAGATATTAGAGCCTCAGTTTGTTGGTGAAGAACATGCAAAAGTTGCAAGAAAAGTTGTAGAAATTCTACAACACTATGAAGACTTAAAGGATATTATATCAATTTTAGGAATGGAAGAACTTTCAGAAGAAGATAGGTTAATTGTTCAAAGGGCAAGAAAAATTCAGCTCTTTTTATCTCAACCTTTCTTTGTAGCATCTCAATATAATAATATTCCAGGAGTATATGTGCCACGAGAAAAGACAATAGAGGGCTTTTCTGCCATAATTAATGGAGAGGTAGACGATATTCCTGAGGATGCCTTCTATATGGTAGGAACTTTGGATGATGTAAAGAAAAAAGCTCACGAGATGGGAGCTTTAATGTATTAG
- the atpC gene encoding ATP synthase F1 subunit epsilon: protein MKEDKEKLLHLEIATPDRVVFRGNVYEVIVPVEDGMWGILPGHMNTLAYLRIGVIKVKEQSGKVDFFATGEGFLELIDDNVYITVDSAEKAEEIDILRAKKEKEEIEKLLSEKKAITQKVQLYASLQKALAKLKAVESLEEAKSSKER from the coding sequence ATGAAAGAGGATAAGGAGAAACTTCTCCATTTAGAAATAGCAACACCAGATAGGGTAGTATTTAGAGGTAATGTTTATGAGGTAATAGTTCCTGTAGAGGATGGCATGTGGGGAATTTTACCAGGACATATGAACACTTTGGCTTATTTGAGAATTGGAGTTATAAAAGTAAAAGAACAAAGTGGTAAAGTTGATTTCTTTGCTACTGGTGAAGGATTTTTAGAACTTATTGATGATAATGTTTATATTACTGTAGATTCTGCGGAAAAAGCAGAAGAAATAGATATATTAAGAGCTAAAAAAGAGAAGGAAGAGATAGAAAAACTCCTTTCTGAAAAGAAGGCAATTACCCAAAAAGTACAACTTTATGCCTCTCTTCAAAAGGCTTTAGCTAAATTAAAGGCTGTTGAGAGCTTAGAAGAAGCTAAAAGTTCCAAAGAGCGATAG
- a CDS encoding RNA-splicing ligase RtcB, which translates to MGNEWKGKIIKIDDYRFMIPEDYKPGMRVPGIIFADEKLLKDILSDQSPEQVANVATLPGIIYASLAMPDIHWGYGFPIGGVAAMRRKGGVISPGGVGYDINCGVRLIRTNLTKEEVEPKIKELVDELFYAIPAGVGSEGELRIKGKELDEVLANGARWAVKKGYGSKEDLNRIEEGGCLRYANPDKVSKKAKERGESQLGTLGSGNHFLEVQVVSRVFEPEIAEKIGIFEGQIVIMIHTGSRGLGHQVAEDYIRVMNSAMNKYGINVPDRQLACAPFESPEGQDYFQAMCAAANFAWANRQMITHWVRETMEKVFRMGAEKLGLQLVYDVAHNIAKLEEHIVEGKKEEVIVHRKGATRAFPSGHPEIPEEYKDIGQPVIIPGDMGRSSFLLVGLPKAMEISFGSTCHGAGRTQSRSELLRSGRSASDIEKELLERGIIVRAASKKSIVEEASEAYKNVVDVVNVVHNAGISLRVAQMKPLAVIKG; encoded by the coding sequence ATGGGCAACGAATGGAAAGGGAAGATCATAAAAATCGACGACTACAGGTTCATGATTCCCGAAGATTACAAGCCAGGAATGAGAGTTCCTGGAATCATATTTGCAGACGAAAAATTACTAAAGGATATTCTATCAGACCAGTCACCAGAACAAGTTGCAAACGTAGCAACTCTGCCAGGTATCATCTATGCATCTTTAGCCATGCCTGATATTCACTGGGGATATGGATTTCCCATTGGTGGCGTTGCTGCCATGAGAAGAAAAGGTGGAGTAATATCTCCTGGTGGAGTTGGATATGATATTAACTGTGGCGTTAGATTAATTAGAACAAATCTAACAAAGGAAGAAGTAGAGCCCAAAATAAAAGAGTTAGTAGATGAATTATTCTATGCCATACCTGCAGGAGTTGGTTCTGAAGGGGAATTGAGAATTAAAGGGAAGGAATTAGATGAAGTTCTTGCAAATGGAGCTCGTTGGGCTGTAAAAAAGGGCTATGGTTCGAAAGAAGATTTGAATAGAATAGAAGAAGGTGGCTGTCTTAGATATGCAAATCCAGATAAAGTTTCAAAAAAGGCAAAAGAAAGAGGAGAATCTCAGTTAGGAACCTTAGGATCTGGAAACCACTTTTTAGAAGTGCAGGTAGTAAGTAGGGTTTTTGAGCCTGAAATTGCAGAAAAAATTGGCATATTTGAAGGACAGATAGTTATAATGATCCATACAGGATCACGTGGACTTGGACATCAGGTAGCAGAAGACTATATTAGGGTGATGAACTCCGCTATGAATAAATATGGTATAAATGTTCCAGACAGACAACTTGCATGTGCTCCTTTCGAATCCCCAGAAGGTCAAGATTACTTTCAAGCTATGTGTGCAGCAGCAAACTTTGCCTGGGCAAATAGACAAATGATAACCCACTGGGTAAGAGAAACTATGGAAAAGGTCTTCAGAATGGGGGCAGAAAAACTCGGTTTACAATTAGTTTACGATGTGGCTCACAATATAGCAAAATTAGAGGAACATATAGTGGAAGGGAAGAAAGAAGAAGTAATAGTACATAGAAAAGGAGCCACCAGGGCTTTTCCTTCAGGTCATCCAGAAATTCCTGAGGAATATAAAGATATTGGTCAGCCTGTGATTATCCCTGGAGATATGGGAAGATCATCTTTTCTTCTTGTTGGACTTCCAAAAGCTATGGAAATCTCTTTCGGCTCCACATGTCATGGAGCAGGAAGAACTCAAAGTAGAAGTGAATTGTTAAGAAGTGGCAGAAGTGCAAGTGATATAGAAAAAGAATTATTAGAAAGAGGCATCATTGTAAGAGCTGCATCAAAAAAATCAATTGTAGAAGAGGCATCTGAAGCTTACAAAAATGTTGTTGATGTAGTAAATGTGGTACATAATGCAGGAATATCCTTAAGAGTTGCTCAGATGAAACCTCTTGCAGTAATAAAGGGGTGA
- a CDS encoding nicotinamidase — translation MKPAILVIDMIVDFVTGKFGNPYAQKIVPVIKDLLEFSRNNKIPIFYLTDSHSPNDPEISLWGEHAMENDEGAQIIADLSPKEGDYVIKKKVYSGFFGTDLENKLRNLGIDTVVLTGTSTHICVQHNACDAFYRGFKVIVVSDAVASFVPEEHERALKYMKDIYGAEIITSKEIKERIMRG, via the coding sequence ATGAAGCCTGCAATATTAGTAATTGATATGATTGTAGATTTTGTTACAGGTAAATTTGGTAATCCATATGCCCAAAAAATAGTTCCTGTAATAAAAGATTTGTTAGAGTTTTCAAGAAACAATAAAATTCCTATTTTTTATCTTACTGATTCCCATTCTCCTAATGATCCTGAGATATCTCTTTGGGGAGAGCATGCCATGGAAAATGATGAGGGAGCACAAATTATTGCAGATCTTTCTCCAAAAGAAGGGGATTATGTAATAAAAAAGAAAGTTTATAGTGGATTTTTTGGGACAGATTTAGAAAATAAGTTAAGAAACTTAGGTATTGATACTGTGGTTTTGACTGGGACAAGTACCCATATCTGTGTTCAGCACAATGCCTGTGATGCCTTCTATAGAGGTTTTAAGGTTATTGTGGTTTCTGATGCTGTAGCCTCTTTTGTTCCTGAGGAGCACGAGAGGGCATTGAAATATATGAAGGATATTTATGGTGCTGAGATAATTACATCAAAAGAAATAAAAGAAAGGATTATGAGAGGATGA
- a CDS encoding transcriptional regulator, with protein MVEKLKKHEFLQILKSNPIIAAVREEDRLTQALQSKAKVIFLLKTNILTLPHIVQEIKKNNKHVFIHLDLLEGLAQDKYALRYLGEVVGIDGIITTRTNLIQQAKEEELIAIQRFFVLDSSALATGVKIMQTSEPDFVEILPGIIFIHLGEELKQQLPYPLIAGGLIRTPEEAKDILKAGAVGVSTTSIALWNF; from the coding sequence ATGGTTGAGAAGCTTAAAAAACATGAGTTTCTTCAAATATTAAAGAGTAATCCTATTATAGCTGCTGTGAGAGAGGAGGATAGATTAACACAGGCTCTTCAAAGTAAAGCAAAGGTCATCTTCTTATTAAAAACAAACATTTTAACTTTACCCCACATAGTACAGGAAATTAAAAAAAACAATAAACATGTTTTTATTCATTTAGATTTATTAGAGGGATTAGCTCAAGATAAATATGCATTAAGATATTTAGGAGAGGTAGTAGGGATAGATGGGATTATAACTACAAGGACTAATCTTATTCAACAGGCAAAAGAAGAAGAACTCATTGCAATCCAAAGATTTTTTGTTTTAGACTCATCAGCATTGGCAACCGGAGTAAAGATTATGCAAACTTCAGAGCCAGATTTCGTGGAAATATTACCAGGTATAATATTCATTCATTTAGGTGAAGAATTAAAACAACAACTGCCCTATCCTTTAATTGCAGGAGGACTCATCCGTACCCCAGAAGAGGCAAAAGATATCCTTAAAGCAGGTGCTGTTGGAGTTTCAACAACTTCTATCGCTCTTTGGAACTTTTAG